A part of Drosophila willistoni isolate 14030-0811.24 unplaced genomic scaffold, UCI_dwil_1.1 Seg765, whole genome shotgun sequence genomic DNA contains:
- the LOC111519136 gene encoding akirin-like translates to MAFNSRKRIVSWDALDVCPTKCRRLSSNSHNTRNSETPKVTLWDLPYAACYRFAKHSSRKHSSPFSKFKITPDQKCEGLNNTIKTLKKPKQFAAILGQAALDSDRGLFIFKQVQLICENIIKESENKLCELYEALLTSNLTEQYDIFVKFTHDHIQRLSEPPSSYFT, encoded by the coding sequence ATGGCTTTTAATTCACGTAAACGTATCGTATCTTGGGATGCATTGGATGTATGTCCAACAAAGTGTCGTCGATTGAGTTCAAATTCTCATAATACCCGCAATTCTGAAACGCCAAAAGTCACATTATGGGATTTGCCTTACGCTGCTTGTTATCGCTTTGCAAAACACAGCAGCAGGAAACATTCAAGTCCCTTctcaaagttcaaaatcacTCCTGACCAAAAATGCGAGGGTCTTAATAATACAATCAAAACACTAAAGAAACCCAAGCAGTTTGCCGCAATTCTAGGTCAAGCGGCACTGGATTCGGATAGGGGTCTTTTCATATTCAAGCAGGTGCAGCTCATTTGCGAGAATATAATTAAAGAATCGGAGAATAAACTCTGTGAATTGTACGAGGCTCTATTGACCAGTAATCTGACCGAGCAATATGATATTTTTGTCAAATTCACACACGATCACATTCAACGTCTCTCTGAGCCACCATCCAGCTATTTTACCTAA
- the LOC111519138 gene encoding akirin-like → MAFNSRKRIVSWDVLDVCPTKRRRLSSNSHNTRNSETPKVTLWDLPYAACYRFAKHSSRKQSSPFSKFKITPDQIYEGLNNTIKTLKKPKQFAAILGQAELDSDRGLFTFKQVQLICENMIKESENKLCELYEALLTSNLTEQYDIFVKFTHDHIERLSEPPSSYFT, encoded by the coding sequence ATGGCTTTTAATTCACGTAAACGCATCGTATCTTGGGATGTATTGGATGTATGTCCAACAAAGCGTCGTCGATTGAGTTCAAATTCTCATAATACCCGCAATTCTGAAACGCCAAAAGTCACATTATGGGATTTGCCTTACGCTGCTTGTTATCGCTTTGCAAAACACAGCAGCAGGAAACAGTCAAGTCCCTTctcaaagttcaaaatcacTCCTGACCAAATATACGAGGGTCTTAATAATACAATCAAAACACTAAAGAAACCCAAGCAGTTTGCCGCAATACTAGGTCAAGCGGAACTGGATTCGGATAGGGGTCTTTTCACATTCAAGCAGGTGCAGCTCATTTGCGAGAATATGATTAAAGAATCGGAGAATAAACTCTGTGAATTGTACGAGGCCCTATTGACCAGTAATCTGACCGAGCAATATGATATTTTTGTCAAATTCACACACGATCACATTGAACGTCTCTCTGAGCCACCATCCAGCTATTTTACCTAA